In Zea mays cultivar B73 chromosome 7, Zm-B73-REFERENCE-NAM-5.0, whole genome shotgun sequence, the following proteins share a genomic window:
- the LOC100194379 gene encoding uncharacterized protein LOC100194379 translates to MVARCAHADAGGFRIWPIFSAASLRRKVLEVLACGGGGGGGDGGGSCRGRTAYRSPQRIPRPRPRSDRLAELLRAEQPSECSDEAEAEAEAAARKVEALEELKGVVGALRDGGGDGCMSRVEAAMAVRSKAKDDAGAREMLAMLGAIPPLVAMLDEGGDVGEDVTTAALYALLNLGIGNDTNKAAIVQAGAVHKMLRIAEGGALTEAAVVANFLCLSALDANKPVIGASGAAPFLVRAFQAASSTEQARHDALRALLNLSIAPANALHLLAAGLAPALVAAVGDGPVTDRALAVLCNLVAACPEGRRAVSRAPDAVPSLVDVLNWADEPGCQEKAAYVLMVLAHRSYGDRAAMAEAGASSALLELTLVGTALAQKRASRILEILRADKGKQVAEDASGVVATVSAPQERGCRGEESVDGEFADAGMSAEKRAVRQLVQQSLQSNMRRIVRRARLPQDLAPAPTESLKALTASSTSKSLPF, encoded by the exons ATGGTGGCAAGGTGCGCGCACGCCGACGCCGGCGGGTTCCGCATCTGGCCGATCTTCTCCGCCGCCTCGCTGCGGAGGAAGGTGCTAGAGGTTCTCGCgtgcggcggcggtggcggtggcggtgacGGAGGCGGTTCCTGCCGTGGACGGACGGCCTACCGGTCGCCACAGCGGATTCCGAGGCCGAGACCGCGGTCGGACAGGCTCGCGGAGCTGCTCAGGGCCGAGCAGCCGTCCGAGTGCAGcgacgaggctgaggccgaggccgaggcggcgGCCAGGAAGGTGGAGGCGTTGGAGGAGCTGAAGGGCGTGGTGGGGGCGCTCCGGGACGGCGGGGGCGACGGCTGCATGTCCCGCGTCGAGGCGGCCATGGCCGTGCGGAGCAAGGCCAAGGACGACGCCGGCGCTAGGGAGATGCTCGCGATGCTCGGCGCCATCCCGCCGCTCGTCGCGATGCTGGACGAGGGCGGCGACGTGGGGGAGGATGTCACGACCGCAGCGCTGTACGCGCTGCTCAACTTGGGGATCGGCAATGACAC GAACAAGGCGGCGATCGTGCAGGCCGGTGCCGTGCACAAGATGCTCCGCATTGCGGAGGGCGGCGCGCTAACGGAGGCGGCCGTGGTCGCCAACTTCCTCTGCCTCAGCGCACTCGACGCCAACAAGCCCGTCATCGGCGCGTCCGGCGCCGCGCCCTTCCTCGTGCGCGCGTTCCAGGCCGCGTCCTCCACTGAGCAGGCGCGCCACGACGCGCTGCGCGCGCTCCTGAACCTCTCCATCGCGCCCGCCAACGCGCTGCACCTGCTGGCGGCCGGGCTCGCGCCGGCGCTGGTGGCGGCCGTGGGGGACGGCCCTGTGACGGACCGCGCGCTCGCCGTGCTCTGCAACCTCGTGGCGGCCTGCCCCGAGGGCCGCCGCGCCGTGAGCCGCGCCCCCGACGCGGTGCCGTCCCTCGTCGACGTGCTCAACTGGGCCGACGAGCCCGGGTGCCAGGAGAAGGCGGCCTACGTGCTGatggtcctggcgcaccggagCTACGGTGACCGCGCCGCCATGGCCGAGGCCGGCGCCTCGTCCGCGCTCCTGGAGCTCACGCTCGTGGGCACGGCGCTCGCGCAGAAGCGCGCGTCCAGGATCCTGGAGATCCTCCGCGCCGACAAGGGCAAGCAGGTCGCGGAAGACGCCTCGGGCGTCGTGGCGACGGTGTCGGCGCCGCAGGAGCGCGGGTGCCGCGGGGAGGAGTCGGTGGACGGGGAGTTCGCCGACGCCGGCATGAGCGCGGAGAAGCGCGCCGTGCGGCAGCTGGTTCAGCAGAGCCTGCAGAGCAACATGCGCCGCATCGTCCGCCGCGCGCGGCTGCCGCAGGACTTGGCTCCGGCACCGACTGAGAGCCTCAAGGCGCTCACTGCCTCCTCCACCTCCAAGAGCCTACCGTTCTAG